In one Grus americana isolate bGruAme1 chromosome 1, bGruAme1.mat, whole genome shotgun sequence genomic region, the following are encoded:
- the TMPO gene encoding thymopoietin isoform X7, which produces MPEFLADPSVLTKEKLKSELIANNVSLPGGEQRKDVYVQLYLQHLTARNPPAAAAQPDFSSDEEREPTPLGARNRGAAVGRKATKKTDKPRPEEKDDLDIAEMSNEDLQEQLVKYGLNPGPIVATTRKLYEKKLLKLMEQGPELKGPVPLPAISSTAENAGQNGNNDSDQYSDNEEDPKTELRLEKREPLKARTKTPVALKQRRVVEHNQVEATAQLPVDDAVITESTPIAETILTASNETLVVNRVPGNFKHAAPTLSISELSDMPRRTPKKPLMTAEVLERTHTEERRVERDILKEMFPYEVSTPTGISASCRKPIKGAASRPIEHSDFRLEESFSKYAPKYGTSTDIKSEKPPTKKERSIPLWIKILLFVVVLVFLFLVYQSMETNQGNPFSKYMNSASPGNA; this is translated from the exons ATGCCCGAGTTCCTGGCGGATCCGTCGGTGCTGACCAAGGAGAAGCTGAAGAGCGAGCTGATCGCTAACAATGTGAGCCTGCCGGGCGGCGAGCAGCGCAAGGACGTGTATGTGCAGCTCTACCTGCAGCACCTCACCGCCCGCaacccgcccgccgccgccgcgcagccCGACTTCTCCAGCGACGAAGAGCGGGAACCCACGCCTCTGGGTGCCAGGAACCGCGGCGCTGCTGTCGGACGG AAAGCCACAAAGAAAACTGACAAACCCAGGCCAGAGGAGAAGGATGACTTAGATATAGCAGAGATGAGTAATGAAGATCTTCAAGAGCAACTTGTGAAGTACGGACTAAATCCTGGCCCAATTGTAG CTACTACTAGGAAACTTTATGAGAAAAAACTGTTGAAACTGATGGAGCAAGGTCCAGAACTGAAGGGTCCTGTGCCTCTTCCAGCAATTTCTTCAACTGCTGAGAATGCCGGACAGAATGGAAATAACGATTCTGACCAGTACAGTGACAATGAAGAAG ATCCGAAGACTGAGCTGAGGCTTGAGAAGAGAGAGCCACTGAAAGCCAGGACGAAGACTCCAGTAGCACTGAAACAAAGAAGAGTTGTTGAACACAACCAG gTGGAAGCTACAGCGCAGTTGCCTGTAGATGATGCTGTAATAACAGAGAGTACTCCCATAGCTGAAACTATATTGACTGCAAGCAACGAGACCCTA GTTGTCAATAGGGTGCCTGGAAATTTCAAGCATGCAGCTCCTACACTGTCAATCAGTGAACTCTCAGACATGCCCAGAAGAACACCAAAGAAACCATTGATGACAGctgaa GTGCTGGAGAGAACTCATACAGAAGAACGAAGAGTAGAAAGGGATATTCTTAAGGAAATGTTCCCCTATGAAGTATCAACGCCTACAGGAATTAG tGCTAGCTGCCGTAAACCAATCAAAGGCGCTGCTAGCCGGCCTATAGAGCACAGTGACTTCAGATTGGAGGAAAGTTTCTCTAAGTATGCTCCAAAATACGGTACCTCAACTGACATCAAGTCGGagaaaccaccaacaaaaaaagaacgCTCCATTCCCCTGTGGataaaaattcttctctttgttgttgttttggtctTCTTGTTTTTGGTTTATCAGTCTATGGAAACTAATCAAGGAAATCCTTTCTCTAAATATATGAATAGTGCCTCTCCGGGCAATGCCTAA
- the TMPO gene encoding thymopoietin isoform X6, which yields MPEFLADPSVLTKEKLKSELIANNVSLPGGEQRKDVYVQLYLQHLTARNPPAAAAQPDFSSDEEREPTPLGARNRGAAVGRKATKKTDKPRPEEKDDLDIAEMSNEDLQEQLVKYGLNPGPIVATTRKLYEKKLLKLMEQGPELKGPVPLPAISSTAENAGQNGNNDSDQYSDNEEDPKTELRLEKREPLKARTKTPVALKQRRVVEHNQVVNRVPGNFKHAAPTLSISELSDMPRRTPKKPLMTAEQEETDCPHQCFLNHVGHYQSCDLLNTAMIEETEESTEFFKTPKVTRQLPLTKVLERTHTEERRVERDILKEMFPYEVSTPTGISASCRKPIKGAASRPIEHSDFRLEESFSKYAPKYGTSTDIKSEKPPTKKERSIPLWIKILLFVVVLVFLFLVYQSMETNQGNPFSKYMNSASPGNA from the exons ATGCCCGAGTTCCTGGCGGATCCGTCGGTGCTGACCAAGGAGAAGCTGAAGAGCGAGCTGATCGCTAACAATGTGAGCCTGCCGGGCGGCGAGCAGCGCAAGGACGTGTATGTGCAGCTCTACCTGCAGCACCTCACCGCCCGCaacccgcccgccgccgccgcgcagccCGACTTCTCCAGCGACGAAGAGCGGGAACCCACGCCTCTGGGTGCCAGGAACCGCGGCGCTGCTGTCGGACGG AAAGCCACAAAGAAAACTGACAAACCCAGGCCAGAGGAGAAGGATGACTTAGATATAGCAGAGATGAGTAATGAAGATCTTCAAGAGCAACTTGTGAAGTACGGACTAAATCCTGGCCCAATTGTAG CTACTACTAGGAAACTTTATGAGAAAAAACTGTTGAAACTGATGGAGCAAGGTCCAGAACTGAAGGGTCCTGTGCCTCTTCCAGCAATTTCTTCAACTGCTGAGAATGCCGGACAGAATGGAAATAACGATTCTGACCAGTACAGTGACAATGAAGAAG ATCCGAAGACTGAGCTGAGGCTTGAGAAGAGAGAGCCACTGAAAGCCAGGACGAAGACTCCAGTAGCACTGAAACAAAGAAGAGTTGTTGAACACAACCAG GTTGTCAATAGGGTGCCTGGAAATTTCAAGCATGCAGCTCCTACACTGTCAATCAGTGAACTCTCAGACATGCCCAGAAGAACACCAAAGAAACCATTGATGACAGctgaa CAAGAAGAGACAGATTGCCCACATCAGTGCTTCCTTAATCATGTTGGCCACTACCAATCCTGTGATCTGCTCAACACAGCCATGATAGAG GAAACTGAGGAGAGCACTGAATTCTTTAAGACACCAAAAGTGACCAGACAGCTGCCACTAACAAAG GTGCTGGAGAGAACTCATACAGAAGAACGAAGAGTAGAAAGGGATATTCTTAAGGAAATGTTCCCCTATGAAGTATCAACGCCTACAGGAATTAG tGCTAGCTGCCGTAAACCAATCAAAGGCGCTGCTAGCCGGCCTATAGAGCACAGTGACTTCAGATTGGAGGAAAGTTTCTCTAAGTATGCTCCAAAATACGGTACCTCAACTGACATCAAGTCGGagaaaccaccaacaaaaaaagaacgCTCCATTCCCCTGTGGataaaaattcttctctttgttgttgttttggtctTCTTGTTTTTGGTTTATCAGTCTATGGAAACTAATCAAGGAAATCCTTTCTCTAAATATATGAATAGTGCCTCTCCGGGCAATGCCTAA
- the TMPO gene encoding thymopoietin isoform X1 has product MPEFLADPSVLTKEKLKSELIANNVSLPGGEQRKDVYVQLYLQHLTARNPPAAAAQPDFSSDEEREPTPLGARNRGAAVGRKATKKTDKPRPEEKDDLDIAEMSNEDLQEQLVKYGLNPGPIVATTRKLYEKKLLKLMEQGPELKGPVPLPAISSTAENAGQNGNNDSDQYSDNEEDPKTELRLEKREPLKARTKTPVALKQRRVVEHNQTYSQDGVTEAVWTSGSSKSGPLQAFSRESTRVSRRTPRKRVEATAQLPVDDAVITESTPIAETILTASNETLVVNRVPGNFKHAAPTLSISELSDMPRRTPKKPLMTAEQEETDCPHQCFLNHVGHYQSCDLLNTAMIEETEESTEFFKTPKVTRQLPLTKVLERTHTEERRVERDILKEMFPYEVSTPTGISASCRKPIKGAASRPIEHSDFRLEESFSKYAPKYGTSTDIKSEKPPTKKERSIPLWIKILLFVVVLVFLFLVYQSMETNQGNPFSKYMNSASPGNA; this is encoded by the exons ATGCCCGAGTTCCTGGCGGATCCGTCGGTGCTGACCAAGGAGAAGCTGAAGAGCGAGCTGATCGCTAACAATGTGAGCCTGCCGGGCGGCGAGCAGCGCAAGGACGTGTATGTGCAGCTCTACCTGCAGCACCTCACCGCCCGCaacccgcccgccgccgccgcgcagccCGACTTCTCCAGCGACGAAGAGCGGGAACCCACGCCTCTGGGTGCCAGGAACCGCGGCGCTGCTGTCGGACGG AAAGCCACAAAGAAAACTGACAAACCCAGGCCAGAGGAGAAGGATGACTTAGATATAGCAGAGATGAGTAATGAAGATCTTCAAGAGCAACTTGTGAAGTACGGACTAAATCCTGGCCCAATTGTAG CTACTACTAGGAAACTTTATGAGAAAAAACTGTTGAAACTGATGGAGCAAGGTCCAGAACTGAAGGGTCCTGTGCCTCTTCCAGCAATTTCTTCAACTGCTGAGAATGCCGGACAGAATGGAAATAACGATTCTGACCAGTACAGTGACAATGAAGAAG ATCCGAAGACTGAGCTGAGGCTTGAGAAGAGAGAGCCACTGAAAGCCAGGACGAAGACTCCAGTAGCACTGAAACAAAGAAGAGTTGTTGAACACAACCAG ACCTATTCTCAAGATGGAGTTACTGAGGCTGTCTGGACAAGTGGATCTTCAAAAAGTGGACCTCTGCAGGCATTTTCTAGGGAGTCTACAAGAGTGTCAAGAAGAACACCAAGGAAAAGG gTGGAAGCTACAGCGCAGTTGCCTGTAGATGATGCTGTAATAACAGAGAGTACTCCCATAGCTGAAACTATATTGACTGCAAGCAACGAGACCCTA GTTGTCAATAGGGTGCCTGGAAATTTCAAGCATGCAGCTCCTACACTGTCAATCAGTGAACTCTCAGACATGCCCAGAAGAACACCAAAGAAACCATTGATGACAGctgaa CAAGAAGAGACAGATTGCCCACATCAGTGCTTCCTTAATCATGTTGGCCACTACCAATCCTGTGATCTGCTCAACACAGCCATGATAGAG GAAACTGAGGAGAGCACTGAATTCTTTAAGACACCAAAAGTGACCAGACAGCTGCCACTAACAAAG GTGCTGGAGAGAACTCATACAGAAGAACGAAGAGTAGAAAGGGATATTCTTAAGGAAATGTTCCCCTATGAAGTATCAACGCCTACAGGAATTAG tGCTAGCTGCCGTAAACCAATCAAAGGCGCTGCTAGCCGGCCTATAGAGCACAGTGACTTCAGATTGGAGGAAAGTTTCTCTAAGTATGCTCCAAAATACGGTACCTCAACTGACATCAAGTCGGagaaaccaccaacaaaaaaagaacgCTCCATTCCCCTGTGGataaaaattcttctctttgttgttgttttggtctTCTTGTTTTTGGTTTATCAGTCTATGGAAACTAATCAAGGAAATCCTTTCTCTAAATATATGAATAGTGCCTCTCCGGGCAATGCCTAA
- the TMPO gene encoding thymopoietin isoform X5 produces the protein MPEFLADPSVLTKEKLKSELIANNVSLPGGEQRKDVYVQLYLQHLTARNPPAAAAQPDFSSDEEREPTPLGARNRGAAVGRKATKKTDKPRPEEKDDLDIAEMSNEDLQEQLVKYGLNPGPIVATTRKLYEKKLLKLMEQGPELKGPVPLPAISSTAENAGQNGNNDSDQYSDNEEDPKTELRLEKREPLKARTKTPVALKQRRVVEHNQTYSQDGVTEAVWTSGSSKSGPLQAFSRESTRVSRRTPRKRVEATAQLPVDDAVITESTPIAETILTASNETLVVNRVPGNFKHAAPTLSISELSDMPRRTPKKPLMTAEVLERTHTEERRVERDILKEMFPYEVSTPTGISASCRKPIKGAASRPIEHSDFRLEESFSKYAPKYGTSTDIKSEKPPTKKERSIPLWIKILLFVVVLVFLFLVYQSMETNQGNPFSKYMNSASPGNA, from the exons ATGCCCGAGTTCCTGGCGGATCCGTCGGTGCTGACCAAGGAGAAGCTGAAGAGCGAGCTGATCGCTAACAATGTGAGCCTGCCGGGCGGCGAGCAGCGCAAGGACGTGTATGTGCAGCTCTACCTGCAGCACCTCACCGCCCGCaacccgcccgccgccgccgcgcagccCGACTTCTCCAGCGACGAAGAGCGGGAACCCACGCCTCTGGGTGCCAGGAACCGCGGCGCTGCTGTCGGACGG AAAGCCACAAAGAAAACTGACAAACCCAGGCCAGAGGAGAAGGATGACTTAGATATAGCAGAGATGAGTAATGAAGATCTTCAAGAGCAACTTGTGAAGTACGGACTAAATCCTGGCCCAATTGTAG CTACTACTAGGAAACTTTATGAGAAAAAACTGTTGAAACTGATGGAGCAAGGTCCAGAACTGAAGGGTCCTGTGCCTCTTCCAGCAATTTCTTCAACTGCTGAGAATGCCGGACAGAATGGAAATAACGATTCTGACCAGTACAGTGACAATGAAGAAG ATCCGAAGACTGAGCTGAGGCTTGAGAAGAGAGAGCCACTGAAAGCCAGGACGAAGACTCCAGTAGCACTGAAACAAAGAAGAGTTGTTGAACACAACCAG ACCTATTCTCAAGATGGAGTTACTGAGGCTGTCTGGACAAGTGGATCTTCAAAAAGTGGACCTCTGCAGGCATTTTCTAGGGAGTCTACAAGAGTGTCAAGAAGAACACCAAGGAAAAGG gTGGAAGCTACAGCGCAGTTGCCTGTAGATGATGCTGTAATAACAGAGAGTACTCCCATAGCTGAAACTATATTGACTGCAAGCAACGAGACCCTA GTTGTCAATAGGGTGCCTGGAAATTTCAAGCATGCAGCTCCTACACTGTCAATCAGTGAACTCTCAGACATGCCCAGAAGAACACCAAAGAAACCATTGATGACAGctgaa GTGCTGGAGAGAACTCATACAGAAGAACGAAGAGTAGAAAGGGATATTCTTAAGGAAATGTTCCCCTATGAAGTATCAACGCCTACAGGAATTAG tGCTAGCTGCCGTAAACCAATCAAAGGCGCTGCTAGCCGGCCTATAGAGCACAGTGACTTCAGATTGGAGGAAAGTTTCTCTAAGTATGCTCCAAAATACGGTACCTCAACTGACATCAAGTCGGagaaaccaccaacaaaaaaagaacgCTCCATTCCCCTGTGGataaaaattcttctctttgttgttgttttggtctTCTTGTTTTTGGTTTATCAGTCTATGGAAACTAATCAAGGAAATCCTTTCTCTAAATATATGAATAGTGCCTCTCCGGGCAATGCCTAA
- the TMPO gene encoding thymopoietin isoform X9 produces MPEFLADPSVLTKEKLKSELIANNVSLPGGEQRKDVYVQLYLQHLTARNPPAAAAQPDFSSDEEREPTPLGARNRGAAVGRKATKKTDKPRPEEKDDLDIAEMSNEDLQEQLVKYGLNPGPIVATTRKLYEKKLLKLMEQGPELKGPVPLPAISSTAENAGQNGNNDSDQYSDNEEDPKTELRLEKREPLKARTKTPVALKQRRVVEHNQVLERTHTEERRVERDILKEMFPYEVSTPTGISASCRKPIKGAASRPIEHSDFRLEESFSKYAPKYGTSTDIKSEKPPTKKERSIPLWIKILLFVVVLVFLFLVYQSMETNQGNPFSKYMNSASPGNA; encoded by the exons ATGCCCGAGTTCCTGGCGGATCCGTCGGTGCTGACCAAGGAGAAGCTGAAGAGCGAGCTGATCGCTAACAATGTGAGCCTGCCGGGCGGCGAGCAGCGCAAGGACGTGTATGTGCAGCTCTACCTGCAGCACCTCACCGCCCGCaacccgcccgccgccgccgcgcagccCGACTTCTCCAGCGACGAAGAGCGGGAACCCACGCCTCTGGGTGCCAGGAACCGCGGCGCTGCTGTCGGACGG AAAGCCACAAAGAAAACTGACAAACCCAGGCCAGAGGAGAAGGATGACTTAGATATAGCAGAGATGAGTAATGAAGATCTTCAAGAGCAACTTGTGAAGTACGGACTAAATCCTGGCCCAATTGTAG CTACTACTAGGAAACTTTATGAGAAAAAACTGTTGAAACTGATGGAGCAAGGTCCAGAACTGAAGGGTCCTGTGCCTCTTCCAGCAATTTCTTCAACTGCTGAGAATGCCGGACAGAATGGAAATAACGATTCTGACCAGTACAGTGACAATGAAGAAG ATCCGAAGACTGAGCTGAGGCTTGAGAAGAGAGAGCCACTGAAAGCCAGGACGAAGACTCCAGTAGCACTGAAACAAAGAAGAGTTGTTGAACACAACCAG GTGCTGGAGAGAACTCATACAGAAGAACGAAGAGTAGAAAGGGATATTCTTAAGGAAATGTTCCCCTATGAAGTATCAACGCCTACAGGAATTAG tGCTAGCTGCCGTAAACCAATCAAAGGCGCTGCTAGCCGGCCTATAGAGCACAGTGACTTCAGATTGGAGGAAAGTTTCTCTAAGTATGCTCCAAAATACGGTACCTCAACTGACATCAAGTCGGagaaaccaccaacaaaaaaagaacgCTCCATTCCCCTGTGGataaaaattcttctctttgttgttgttttggtctTCTTGTTTTTGGTTTATCAGTCTATGGAAACTAATCAAGGAAATCCTTTCTCTAAATATATGAATAGTGCCTCTCCGGGCAATGCCTAA
- the TMPO gene encoding thymopoietin isoform X4 produces MPEFLADPSVLTKEKLKSELIANNVSLPGGEQRKDVYVQLYLQHLTARNPPAAAAQPDFSSDEEREPTPLGARNRGAAVGRKATKKTDKPRPEEKDDLDIAEMSNEDLQEQLVKYGLNPGPIVATTRKLYEKKLLKLMEQGPELKGPVPLPAISSTAENAGQNGNNDSDQYSDNEEDPKTELRLEKREPLKARTKTPVALKQRRVVEHNQVEATAQLPVDDAVITESTPIAETILTASNETLVVNRVPGNFKHAAPTLSISELSDMPRRTPKKPLMTAEQEETDCPHQCFLNHVGHYQSCDLLNTAMIEETEESTEFFKTPKVTRQLPLTKVLERTHTEERRVERDILKEMFPYEVSTPTGISASCRKPIKGAASRPIEHSDFRLEESFSKYAPKYGTSTDIKSEKPPTKKERSIPLWIKILLFVVVLVFLFLVYQSMETNQGNPFSKYMNSASPGNA; encoded by the exons ATGCCCGAGTTCCTGGCGGATCCGTCGGTGCTGACCAAGGAGAAGCTGAAGAGCGAGCTGATCGCTAACAATGTGAGCCTGCCGGGCGGCGAGCAGCGCAAGGACGTGTATGTGCAGCTCTACCTGCAGCACCTCACCGCCCGCaacccgcccgccgccgccgcgcagccCGACTTCTCCAGCGACGAAGAGCGGGAACCCACGCCTCTGGGTGCCAGGAACCGCGGCGCTGCTGTCGGACGG AAAGCCACAAAGAAAACTGACAAACCCAGGCCAGAGGAGAAGGATGACTTAGATATAGCAGAGATGAGTAATGAAGATCTTCAAGAGCAACTTGTGAAGTACGGACTAAATCCTGGCCCAATTGTAG CTACTACTAGGAAACTTTATGAGAAAAAACTGTTGAAACTGATGGAGCAAGGTCCAGAACTGAAGGGTCCTGTGCCTCTTCCAGCAATTTCTTCAACTGCTGAGAATGCCGGACAGAATGGAAATAACGATTCTGACCAGTACAGTGACAATGAAGAAG ATCCGAAGACTGAGCTGAGGCTTGAGAAGAGAGAGCCACTGAAAGCCAGGACGAAGACTCCAGTAGCACTGAAACAAAGAAGAGTTGTTGAACACAACCAG gTGGAAGCTACAGCGCAGTTGCCTGTAGATGATGCTGTAATAACAGAGAGTACTCCCATAGCTGAAACTATATTGACTGCAAGCAACGAGACCCTA GTTGTCAATAGGGTGCCTGGAAATTTCAAGCATGCAGCTCCTACACTGTCAATCAGTGAACTCTCAGACATGCCCAGAAGAACACCAAAGAAACCATTGATGACAGctgaa CAAGAAGAGACAGATTGCCCACATCAGTGCTTCCTTAATCATGTTGGCCACTACCAATCCTGTGATCTGCTCAACACAGCCATGATAGAG GAAACTGAGGAGAGCACTGAATTCTTTAAGACACCAAAAGTGACCAGACAGCTGCCACTAACAAAG GTGCTGGAGAGAACTCATACAGAAGAACGAAGAGTAGAAAGGGATATTCTTAAGGAAATGTTCCCCTATGAAGTATCAACGCCTACAGGAATTAG tGCTAGCTGCCGTAAACCAATCAAAGGCGCTGCTAGCCGGCCTATAGAGCACAGTGACTTCAGATTGGAGGAAAGTTTCTCTAAGTATGCTCCAAAATACGGTACCTCAACTGACATCAAGTCGGagaaaccaccaacaaaaaaagaacgCTCCATTCCCCTGTGGataaaaattcttctctttgttgttgttttggtctTCTTGTTTTTGGTTTATCAGTCTATGGAAACTAATCAAGGAAATCCTTTCTCTAAATATATGAATAGTGCCTCTCCGGGCAATGCCTAA
- the TMPO gene encoding thymopoietin isoform X2, giving the protein MPEFLADPSVLTKEKLKSELIANNVSLPGGEQRKDVYVQLYLQHLTARNPPAAAAQPDFSSDEEREPTPLGARNRGAAVGRKATKKTDKPRPEEKDDLDIAEMSNEDLQEQLVKYGLNPGPIVATTRKLYEKKLLKLMEQGPELKGPVPLPAISSTAENAGQNGNNDSDQYSDNEEDPKTELRLEKREPLKARTKTPVALKQRRVVEHNQTYSQDGVTEAVWTSGSSKSGPLQAFSRESTRVSRRTPRKRVEATAQLPVDDAVITESTPIAETILTASNETLVVNRVPGNFKHAAPTLSISELSDMPRRTPKKPLMTAEQEETDCPHQCFLNHVGHYQSCDLLNTAMIEVLERTHTEERRVERDILKEMFPYEVSTPTGISASCRKPIKGAASRPIEHSDFRLEESFSKYAPKYGTSTDIKSEKPPTKKERSIPLWIKILLFVVVLVFLFLVYQSMETNQGNPFSKYMNSASPGNA; this is encoded by the exons ATGCCCGAGTTCCTGGCGGATCCGTCGGTGCTGACCAAGGAGAAGCTGAAGAGCGAGCTGATCGCTAACAATGTGAGCCTGCCGGGCGGCGAGCAGCGCAAGGACGTGTATGTGCAGCTCTACCTGCAGCACCTCACCGCCCGCaacccgcccgccgccgccgcgcagccCGACTTCTCCAGCGACGAAGAGCGGGAACCCACGCCTCTGGGTGCCAGGAACCGCGGCGCTGCTGTCGGACGG AAAGCCACAAAGAAAACTGACAAACCCAGGCCAGAGGAGAAGGATGACTTAGATATAGCAGAGATGAGTAATGAAGATCTTCAAGAGCAACTTGTGAAGTACGGACTAAATCCTGGCCCAATTGTAG CTACTACTAGGAAACTTTATGAGAAAAAACTGTTGAAACTGATGGAGCAAGGTCCAGAACTGAAGGGTCCTGTGCCTCTTCCAGCAATTTCTTCAACTGCTGAGAATGCCGGACAGAATGGAAATAACGATTCTGACCAGTACAGTGACAATGAAGAAG ATCCGAAGACTGAGCTGAGGCTTGAGAAGAGAGAGCCACTGAAAGCCAGGACGAAGACTCCAGTAGCACTGAAACAAAGAAGAGTTGTTGAACACAACCAG ACCTATTCTCAAGATGGAGTTACTGAGGCTGTCTGGACAAGTGGATCTTCAAAAAGTGGACCTCTGCAGGCATTTTCTAGGGAGTCTACAAGAGTGTCAAGAAGAACACCAAGGAAAAGG gTGGAAGCTACAGCGCAGTTGCCTGTAGATGATGCTGTAATAACAGAGAGTACTCCCATAGCTGAAACTATATTGACTGCAAGCAACGAGACCCTA GTTGTCAATAGGGTGCCTGGAAATTTCAAGCATGCAGCTCCTACACTGTCAATCAGTGAACTCTCAGACATGCCCAGAAGAACACCAAAGAAACCATTGATGACAGctgaa CAAGAAGAGACAGATTGCCCACATCAGTGCTTCCTTAATCATGTTGGCCACTACCAATCCTGTGATCTGCTCAACACAGCCATGATAGAG GTGCTGGAGAGAACTCATACAGAAGAACGAAGAGTAGAAAGGGATATTCTTAAGGAAATGTTCCCCTATGAAGTATCAACGCCTACAGGAATTAG tGCTAGCTGCCGTAAACCAATCAAAGGCGCTGCTAGCCGGCCTATAGAGCACAGTGACTTCAGATTGGAGGAAAGTTTCTCTAAGTATGCTCCAAAATACGGTACCTCAACTGACATCAAGTCGGagaaaccaccaacaaaaaaagaacgCTCCATTCCCCTGTGGataaaaattcttctctttgttgttgttttggtctTCTTGTTTTTGGTTTATCAGTCTATGGAAACTAATCAAGGAAATCCTTTCTCTAAATATATGAATAGTGCCTCTCCGGGCAATGCCTAA
- the TMPO gene encoding thymopoietin isoform X8 has translation MPEFLADPSVLTKEKLKSELIANNVSLPGGEQRKDVYVQLYLQHLTARNPPAAAAQPDFSSDEEREPTPLGARNRGAAVGRKATKKTDKPRPEEKDDLDIAEMSNEDLQEQLVKYGLNPGPIVATTRKLYEKKLLKLMEQGPELKGPVPLPAISSTAENAGQNGNNDSDQYSDNEEDPKTELRLEKREPLKARTKTPVALKQRRVVEHNQVVNRVPGNFKHAAPTLSISELSDMPRRTPKKPLMTAEVLERTHTEERRVERDILKEMFPYEVSTPTGISASCRKPIKGAASRPIEHSDFRLEESFSKYAPKYGTSTDIKSEKPPTKKERSIPLWIKILLFVVVLVFLFLVYQSMETNQGNPFSKYMNSASPGNA, from the exons ATGCCCGAGTTCCTGGCGGATCCGTCGGTGCTGACCAAGGAGAAGCTGAAGAGCGAGCTGATCGCTAACAATGTGAGCCTGCCGGGCGGCGAGCAGCGCAAGGACGTGTATGTGCAGCTCTACCTGCAGCACCTCACCGCCCGCaacccgcccgccgccgccgcgcagccCGACTTCTCCAGCGACGAAGAGCGGGAACCCACGCCTCTGGGTGCCAGGAACCGCGGCGCTGCTGTCGGACGG AAAGCCACAAAGAAAACTGACAAACCCAGGCCAGAGGAGAAGGATGACTTAGATATAGCAGAGATGAGTAATGAAGATCTTCAAGAGCAACTTGTGAAGTACGGACTAAATCCTGGCCCAATTGTAG CTACTACTAGGAAACTTTATGAGAAAAAACTGTTGAAACTGATGGAGCAAGGTCCAGAACTGAAGGGTCCTGTGCCTCTTCCAGCAATTTCTTCAACTGCTGAGAATGCCGGACAGAATGGAAATAACGATTCTGACCAGTACAGTGACAATGAAGAAG ATCCGAAGACTGAGCTGAGGCTTGAGAAGAGAGAGCCACTGAAAGCCAGGACGAAGACTCCAGTAGCACTGAAACAAAGAAGAGTTGTTGAACACAACCAG GTTGTCAATAGGGTGCCTGGAAATTTCAAGCATGCAGCTCCTACACTGTCAATCAGTGAACTCTCAGACATGCCCAGAAGAACACCAAAGAAACCATTGATGACAGctgaa GTGCTGGAGAGAACTCATACAGAAGAACGAAGAGTAGAAAGGGATATTCTTAAGGAAATGTTCCCCTATGAAGTATCAACGCCTACAGGAATTAG tGCTAGCTGCCGTAAACCAATCAAAGGCGCTGCTAGCCGGCCTATAGAGCACAGTGACTTCAGATTGGAGGAAAGTTTCTCTAAGTATGCTCCAAAATACGGTACCTCAACTGACATCAAGTCGGagaaaccaccaacaaaaaaagaacgCTCCATTCCCCTGTGGataaaaattcttctctttgttgttgttttggtctTCTTGTTTTTGGTTTATCAGTCTATGGAAACTAATCAAGGAAATCCTTTCTCTAAATATATGAATAGTGCCTCTCCGGGCAATGCCTAA